The DNA segment TCACCCTAGCTTCCTGGTTTGCTTTACTCCCCCTCCCCGCCGCCCCCAGCTTTGCCGTGCAAccccgcaccccccccccccccatgctctGATCTGTGTCACTTTGCCTGTAGCTCATCGACAGGGCAACTAACCCTCGTGATGAGGATGACACCAAGGGGGACAGCTGGAAGGAACTGAGCCTGCTGAGAGCCACTTCACACCCCAAGCCCCAGCcctctcctgctgccttcagCCAGCCCAAATCTCctgtgtccccctccccctctgccccaGGTGAGCTGCACTGCCTCCTTCTAGTGTGGGGAGTCCCCTGTGCACGCCCATGCGGAAGCTGCAGTCTTCACATATTTCTGTTCCTCTTTGGGTTGTGGGCAACTCAGATGTTTAATAGGTACTGTaggtttgtgtttttctggataGAACCCAGTGCCTCACATGTGCTAAGCAAACGCAAACCTCAGCCCTGGGATCCTTGTTTTTGCCTGTCTGCTCTCTACTATAGCAAGGTTGCACCATGTGATGGTAGGGAGCcaaagatggggaaactgaggcctggagagGGGCAGGATCTCTCTGACCCATTCTCCGTGAAGTTGTTGCAGTTGTAGAAGCCACAGTGTTGGGACTCTGGGCCAATGACTTTGTCATCATGCCCTCACTGTCCCATGACCTGCTTGATGTCAGGGTTTACTCAGTAGCTGTTATAGGCAGCGTGGAGCCCAGAGCCATCACATAGCTTCTGAGCAGGTAGAGTTTTCTTAACTTGTGGGGCCTTCTGATGTGTTCTCCTGGATGCTTCCCTCTGCAGTGGGGCCCACACCCACTCACTCTCAGACGACACCCAAGCTCAGCTCTGTAGCACCCTTGTGCCTGACGTTCCAGGAGAAGCTGCTGGCATTCGAGCGCAACCATGTGATTGTCCCAGAAGCCCACGTGACTTTGGTGAAACAGCTGGCTGGAGACATTGGCTTGGAGCTGCAGGCCTACTTGAGGAGCAAGTTCTCAGAACTGCCCTTTGGTGTACTTGTGCCCAGTGGGCCTCTCTACGAAGGGCTACAGGCGGGGACTGCTGAGCACGTGCGCCTGCTAGTGCCTCTGGAGTTGGAGCCCGGGCTATGGAGCCTGGTACCTGGCATGGACACTGTGGCCAGGGAACCTCGATGCTGGGCTGTTCGTAGGACCCAGCTTGAGTTCCATCCCCGTGGGTGTAGCCCATGGGACCGCTTCCTGGTGGGGGGCTACCTTTCTCCCCGTGTCTTGCTGGAGCTGCTACGGAAGGCCCTGTCAGCCTCTGTCAACTGGCCAGCCATTGGCAGCCTGCTTGGGTGTCTGATCTGGCCCAATGTGGCTTCGGATGAGCTGCTGCTGAAAGTGCATCATGAGTGTCTGGAGTTCACTTTAGCTGTGCTCATGGTGGTCCCTGGGGCCAGCACTGATGACCGCCTTCTGCTGGCTTGGCCCCTAGAGGGGCTGGCCAGCAATCTCTGGCTACAGGATCTATATCCAGTAGAAACCGCCCGTTTGCGGGCCCTGGATGACCAGGATGCTGGCACTCGACGGAGGTTATTGCTGCTCCTGTGCGGTGTGTGTCGTGGCCATCCGGTTCTGGTGCGGCTGGGCTGGAGCCACCTGACTCAGGTGATTCTGCGTCTGGGTGAAGAGGAAGTGGCCTGGACTGAGGAGGCATTGGGGGAACGGTTTCTGCAAGCTCTGGAGTTCTTGGTGGGCAGCTTGGAGCAGGCTAGCCTGCCGTGTCACTTCAACCCCAGCGTGAACCTCTTGGGTAGCTTTCGGGAAGAGGAGATTGATGACATTGGCTACGTGCTGTACAGTGGTCTCCAGGTTCCTGAGAGCCTGTTCTAGGTGAATGAGGACTGTGGTTGACTTATTTTCTAATGCTGGAGAGCCGCAGCCACCTCCCTCCCAGGACACCGCAGTGTGGTTTGCTTTATTTTAGCCAGAGTGGAGGAGGGATGACATTACCTAAGCCCACATGTGGGCTTGTGCCTGGGTGACGGTGATCAAGAGTCCCAAACCCAGAGAGTCTGGGGTGCTGACATCTGAATGTGGCTGGCCTGCCCTGGCTGACTGCTTTCAGTGCCAGCCACACTGATGCCCCTTAGCCCTCTGGGGTTAATTTAGGAACTTGGGCTCAGGCCACCGTCACCAGCaatgaactcacaaagaatgAGATGTGGCTTTTGATTTCCTAGGCTTCACCTGGGCAAAGGCTGGTTCCAACATTTGTCAAGAAAGGAGAATGTTCTTGGGTGGGTTAAGAGCCCTAGGTATCTGGAGGCACTTACAGGGAGTCAGCTGGTGCCCTGGAGGATAGCTTCGCAGCTGTGGAGGGATGGTGGTTTCCTGATGGTGGTGCATTTTTCTGACTGAGTCCTCAGGCCTTGAGGCTGACGTTGACTCCCTTGCTGCCTGCCTTATAccccaggggaggaaggaaggtctTGTTCTCTCCTGCTTGGTTTTTCTCTATAGGCCATAAATTACCTCTGGGAGAACCCCTTCCTCACTGGGGAGCCGAGCTCTGTGCTGCCTATGCAAGGCTGTCCCATCGTGGCTGCTCCTAGACTGCAGGGTAGAGGACATGCCCCTCCCAGAGGCCTGTGTGCAGCCCTGGCCTCTGCAGCGTGCCAAAATATTCTGATAGATGTCTGGGTCCTCACCTTGCACCCTGGCCAAGGTGCATGGCTGGAGAAGGGAGACTATCTCCCTGCCA comes from the Rattus norvegicus strain BN/NHsdMcwi chromosome 10, GRCr8, whole genome shotgun sequence genome and includes:
- the Mief2 gene encoding mitochondrial dynamics protein MID49 isoform X1; the protein is MAEFSQKQRKQHGGEGLGSVVDFLLANARLVLGVGGAAVLGIATLAVKRLIDRATNPRDEDDTKGDSWKELSLLRATSHPKPQPSPAAFSQPKSPVSPSPSAPVGPTPTHSQTTPKLSSVAPLCLTFQEKLLAFERNHVIVPEAHVTLVKQLAGDIGLELQAYLRSKFSELPFGVLVPSGPLYEGLQAGTAEHVRLLVPLELEPGLWSLVPGMDTVAREPRCWAVRRTQLEFHPRGCSPWDRFLVGGYLSPRVLLELLRKALSASVNWPAIGSLLGCLIWPNVASDELLLKVHHECLEFTLAVLMVVPGASTDDRLLLAWPLEGLASNLWLQDLYPVETARLRALDDQDAGTRRRLLLLLCGVCRGHPVLVRLGWSHLTQVILRLGEEEVAWTEEALGERFLQALEFLVGSLEQASLPCHFNPSVNLLGSFREEEIDDIGYVLYSGLQVPESLF